From a region of the Listeria monocytogenes ATCC 19117 genome:
- a CDS encoding SMUG2 DNA glycosylase family protein, which translates to MTENTTIAKRILQFNEALANSSFDLPEGYRTVNPYSGDQSELVQKITTTFYQKYYNDTKLRRIILGSSPARRGSAVTGVPFEDAKHLQNETGIFIDKFYINQSSSDFLYDVMTEYGGCEAFYTDFYMNFVCPLGIVRMNAKGNEVNCNYYENKKLQEALKPIILESLQNQIDCGIDTSVCYCIGSGENFNFLSKINEEHHFFDTIIPLEHPRFIMQYNSKNKDVYMEKYLCALKS; encoded by the coding sequence ATGACTGAAAATACAACTATTGCTAAACGAATATTGCAGTTTAATGAGGCGCTTGCGAATAGTTCGTTTGATTTGCCGGAGGGGTATCGCACCGTTAACCCATATTCTGGTGATCAAAGCGAACTAGTGCAAAAAATAACGACCACATTTTATCAGAAATACTATAATGATACTAAACTGCGCCGGATAATACTTGGAAGTTCTCCCGCGCGGAGAGGTTCTGCTGTGACAGGCGTTCCTTTTGAAGACGCAAAACACCTTCAAAACGAAACCGGTATTTTTATTGATAAATTTTATATAAACCAGTCTTCCTCAGATTTTTTATATGATGTTATGACAGAATACGGCGGTTGTGAGGCATTTTATACTGATTTTTATATGAATTTTGTCTGCCCGCTTGGTATTGTTCGTATGAATGCAAAAGGCAATGAGGTTAATTGCAACTATTATGAGAATAAGAAACTACAAGAGGCGCTGAAGCCAATTATTTTAGAATCACTTCAAAACCAAATAGATTGCGGGATAGATACTTCGGTCTGTTACTGCATTGGCAGCGGCGAGAATTTTAATTTTTTATCGAAAATAAATGAGGAGCATCATTTTTTTGATACAATCATACCTTTGGAACATCCACGCTTTATTATGCAATATAATTCTAAAAATAAAGATGTATACATGGAAAAGTATCTATGCGCTTTAAAGAGTTGA
- a CDS encoding TetR/AcrR family transcriptional regulator has protein sequence MARLSQEIILNMAEKIIYEKGMEKTTLYDIAGNLNVTHAALYKHYRNKEDLFQKLALRWLEETSREIFDWTQDAGQTPDDALHDWLWLLADTKKKRYKTDRKMFLLYTDYIEQNEELVKNHVAHLAQKAEEVSGRTNQGNAIITAFTYFHNPYFASRWEQAGYAELFEDVWQIVK, from the coding sequence ATGGCGAGACTATCACAAGAAATTATTTTAAATATGGCAGAGAAAATCATTTACGAAAAAGGCATGGAAAAAACGACGCTGTATGATATTGCGGGTAATTTGAACGTCACACATGCGGCACTTTATAAGCATTATCGAAATAAAGAGGATTTATTTCAAAAATTGGCGCTACGTTGGTTAGAGGAAACTTCGCGGGAGATTTTCGATTGGACACAGGACGCAGGGCAAACACCAGATGATGCGCTTCACGACTGGCTTTGGCTCTTGGCCGATACTAAGAAAAAACGATACAAAACCGACCGAAAAATGTTTTTACTTTATACGGATTATATTGAACAAAATGAAGAATTAGTGAAAAACCACGTAGCCCATTTAGCACAAAAAGCCGAAGAAGTGAGCGGTCGAACGAACCAAGGAAACGCGATTATTACGGCGTTCACTTATTTTCATAATCCTTATTTTGCAAGCAGGTGGGAACAAGCGGGTTATGCGGAGTTATTTGAGGATGTTTGGCAGATTGTGAAATAA
- a CDS encoding SDR family oxidoreductase, translated as MTNKRVAFILGGSGGIGKAVVNKLVEQNFAVVVHYSGNKAKAEALVENIVKSGGEAISVGGDVADEAQMIRAFDFIESQFGGIDVVVNTAGIMKLSPIATLDMDEFDLIQRTNVRGTFVVSKQAALRVRDGGAIINFSTSVTRSSFPTYGAYVASKAGVESLTLILARELRGKDITVNAVAPGPTATPLFLTGKDDKTIDNLAKATPLERLGQPEDIAETVAFLAGPARWVNGQVIFTNGGLA; from the coding sequence ATGACAAATAAACGTGTTGCATTTATTTTAGGGGGTTCTGGCGGTATTGGTAAGGCCGTCGTCAACAAATTGGTCGAACAAAATTTTGCTGTTGTGGTTCATTATTCGGGTAATAAGGCTAAAGCCGAGGCGCTTGTTGAAAACATTGTGAAGTCTGGTGGAGAAGCGATTAGTGTTGGCGGCGATGTTGCTGACGAGGCGCAGATGATTCGTGCATTTGATTTCATTGAAAGCCAGTTTGGTGGAATTGATGTTGTCGTTAACACGGCAGGTATTATGAAATTAAGTCCGATTGCTACTTTGGATATGGATGAATTTGACCTGATTCAGCGAACCAATGTCCGGGGCACTTTTGTCGTTTCCAAGCAAGCTGCCCTCAGAGTTCGAGATGGCGGCGCGATTATCAATTTCTCCACTTCGGTAACGCGAAGCAGTTTTCCGACTTACGGGGCCTACGTTGCTAGTAAGGCCGGGGTTGAGTCGCTCACATTAATTCTGGCGCGCGAGCTTCGTGGGAAAGATATAACCGTTAATGCAGTAGCACCTGGCCCGACCGCCACTCCGTTATTTTTGACTGGAAAAGACGATAAAACAATTGACAACTTAGCAAAAGCCACACCTTTAGAACGCCTAGGACAACCTGAAGATATCGCAGAAACCGTAGCATTTTTAGCCGGACCTGCACGCTGGGTGAATGGTCAAGTCATTTTCACCAATGGAGGATTAGCTTAA
- a CDS encoding MFS transporter, which translates to MNQVKGEKHSLMVLLVLFIGYTSVYVDKYTIGISLVTVSQDLGFDPSQKGLILSAFFLGYTLFQIPMGYLNNRIGARPVLAVSIIIVGLFLVIFGFGYSLLFLVVIRFLSGALGHAGYPPSVSNYISLHIPLNKRGFAQSAMLASSGFAAFIGPLLIAQLLLSVGWRNTYYWIGIAVILIGFLILIVVPKAPKIDLNAQKEKIKVPFSELLKDKQLWILLLSALFINAANYGLTSWLASYLNEVRGISISEVSYISSLAGLCILIAGVVGGYFISRFFKGKEPIIIFAFCVLGAFAVYGVYLFEQLALSVICLCLCNIFLIMAFTTLMGLPHKLFQQSHIATKYAAINSGGVLGGFFAPMIIGDLVNATNSYQSAFLFLALTLLASGLIVLAIKKDQ; encoded by the coding sequence ATGAATCAGGTAAAAGGAGAAAAGCATTCGTTAATGGTGTTACTTGTTCTATTTATAGGCTACACTAGTGTATACGTGGATAAATATACTATTGGAATTTCGCTTGTGACTGTTTCTCAGGATTTAGGATTTGATCCAAGTCAAAAGGGGTTGATTTTAAGTGCCTTCTTTCTTGGTTACACACTTTTTCAAATTCCAATGGGGTATTTAAACAATCGGATTGGCGCACGACCAGTTCTTGCGGTATCAATTATTATTGTCGGGCTATTTCTTGTTATTTTTGGCTTTGGCTATTCCTTGTTGTTTTTGGTTGTTATTCGTTTCTTATCCGGAGCACTTGGACACGCGGGTTATCCCCCGTCTGTCAGCAATTATATTTCACTTCATATTCCGTTGAACAAGCGAGGTTTTGCTCAGTCCGCAATGCTCGCTTCCTCTGGTTTTGCGGCATTTATTGGGCCATTGTTAATCGCGCAACTGTTGCTATCAGTGGGTTGGCGCAATACATATTACTGGATTGGTATTGCGGTGATTTTGATTGGCTTTCTGATTTTAATTGTCGTACCTAAAGCGCCGAAAATAGACCTAAATGCTCAAAAAGAAAAAATCAAAGTACCTTTCTCAGAACTTTTGAAAGATAAACAGCTTTGGATTCTTTTGCTATCAGCGCTTTTTATAAATGCAGCGAACTACGGTTTAACAAGTTGGCTTGCTTCTTATTTGAATGAGGTTAGAGGGATTTCTATTAGCGAAGTGAGCTATATTAGCTCTTTAGCTGGCCTTTGTATTTTAATTGCAGGAGTTGTCGGTGGCTATTTCATTAGTCGTTTTTTCAAAGGAAAAGAGCCGATTATTATTTTCGCATTTTGTGTGCTTGGAGCGTTCGCGGTATACGGGGTGTATTTATTTGAACAATTAGCGCTATCGGTTATTTGCTTGTGTTTATGTAATATATTCCTAATCATGGCCTTTACAACGCTAATGGGATTGCCGCACAAGTTGTTTCAGCAGAGCCACATTGCAACAAAATACGCGGCTATAAACTCGGGCGGAGTTTTAGGTGGCTTTTTTGCACCGATGATTATAGGGGATTTGGTAAACGCGACTAACTCTTATCAATCGGCTTTTCTGTTCTTGGCGTTAACTTTATTAGCATCGGGATTGATTGTTTTAGCGATTAAAAAAGACCAATAA
- a CDS encoding amidohydrolase has protein sequence MRTKLMNMLQERKDEITQIRRHLHEHPELSFHEAETAKFIQDFYKGKDVEVATEVGNGHAVVVTIKGGKPGKTIALRADFDALPIEEQTELPFKSKKPGVMHACGHDGHTAYLLVLADCLIQLKENIPGTIKIVHQHAEETPPGGAKSVVESGILDDVDQIFGIHVFPFGESGQVYYHSGFAMAGRTYFKLKIQGVGGHGSSPHMANDAIVAGAYFVTAIQTVVSRRLNPFDTGVITIGSFDGKGSFNVIKDAVELEGDVRYMNTENRDKMDAEIHRIVAGMEAMFGVTLELTYTNDYPPLYNDPAVTEQVVASLQKGVGEYLTGISEYDMLSGSEDFAYYLQKIPGVFFYIGAKPKNTSNAYFNHHPKFDIDEDALLVAAKSVADVVLDYYKLNG, from the coding sequence ATGCGTACCAAGTTAATGAATATGCTTCAGGAACGAAAAGATGAAATCACTCAGATTAGACGTCATTTGCACGAACATCCTGAATTATCGTTCCATGAAGCAGAAACCGCAAAGTTCATCCAAGATTTTTATAAAGGAAAAGACGTAGAAGTGGCAACCGAAGTGGGAAATGGTCATGCGGTTGTTGTAACGATTAAAGGCGGGAAACCGGGGAAAACGATTGCGTTACGTGCCGATTTTGATGCTCTTCCCATTGAAGAACAAACGGAATTACCATTTAAATCTAAAAAACCTGGCGTAATGCATGCATGTGGTCATGACGGACATACTGCTTATTTACTCGTTTTGGCAGATTGTTTAATCCAACTAAAAGAAAACATCCCTGGAACGATAAAAATTGTTCATCAACATGCCGAAGAAACACCACCCGGCGGAGCGAAAAGTGTTGTCGAATCTGGTATTTTAGATGATGTGGATCAAATTTTTGGTATTCACGTATTTCCATTTGGTGAAAGCGGCCAAGTTTATTATCATAGTGGCTTCGCGATGGCTGGTCGCACTTATTTTAAACTTAAAATTCAAGGTGTTGGCGGGCATGGTTCGTCTCCACATATGGCGAATGATGCGATTGTCGCGGGTGCTTATTTTGTGACGGCCATTCAAACAGTGGTGAGCCGCCGTTTGAACCCATTTGATACGGGCGTTATAACGATTGGTTCTTTCGATGGTAAAGGTAGTTTTAACGTTATTAAAGATGCAGTGGAGCTAGAAGGCGATGTGCGTTATATGAATACTGAAAACCGTGATAAAATGGATGCAGAAATCCACCGCATTGTTGCTGGTATGGAAGCGATGTTTGGTGTAACGTTGGAACTAACGTACACGAACGACTACCCACCACTTTACAACGATCCAGCTGTAACAGAACAAGTAGTTGCAAGTTTGCAAAAAGGTGTTGGCGAGTACTTAACGGGCATTTCTGAATACGACATGCTTTCCGGATCAGAGGATTTTGCTTATTATTTACAAAAAATTCCTGGAGTCTTCTTCTATATTGGCGCGAAACCGAAAAATACTTCGAATGCTTATTTTAATCATCATCCAAAATTTGATATAGATGAAGATGCGTTGTTAGTTGCTGCCAAATCGGTGGCGGACGTGGTTTTAGATTATTATAAATTAAATGGATAA
- a CDS encoding MFS transporter: protein MTSTAYKGTNKLIVGIVFGVITFWLFAQSMVNIVPAVQSDLGISSDLLSIAISLTALFSGIFIVVAGGMADKFGRVKLTYIGLILSIIGSLLLVVTQGATLLIIGRIIQGLSAACIMPATLALMKTYFEGADRQRALSYWSIGSWGGSGICSFAGGAIATYMGWRWIFIISIVFALLGMLLIKGTPESKVVQNTKAKFDSFGLVLFVIAMVCLNLIITRGATFGWTSPITITMLVVFLISAGLFFRVELRQANGFIDFSLFKNKAYTGATLSNFLLNAAAGTLVVANTYVQIGRGFTAFQSGLLSIGYLVCVLGMIRIGEKILQRVGARKPMILGSGITAVGIALMALTFIPGTLYTVLVFIGFALFGIGLGMYATPSTDTAISNAPEDKVGVASGIYKMASSLGGSFGVAISATIYGVIALSGNIDLAAMVGLLTNVGFCVVSLISVAITTPSAKKALELKAAKE from the coding sequence ATGACTTCAACAGCGTATAAAGGTACAAATAAACTTATTGTTGGGATTGTTTTCGGGGTTATCACGTTTTGGCTTTTCGCACAATCAATGGTGAATATCGTTCCGGCCGTGCAATCTGACCTTGGAATTTCCTCTGATTTACTTAGTATTGCCATCAGTTTAACCGCGCTATTTTCAGGTATTTTTATCGTTGTAGCGGGCGGTATGGCTGACAAATTTGGTCGCGTGAAATTAACTTATATCGGACTTATTCTTAGTATCATCGGTTCACTGTTACTTGTTGTCACTCAAGGGGCGACGTTACTTATTATCGGCCGTATTATTCAAGGGCTTTCAGCTGCTTGTATTATGCCAGCAACCCTGGCCTTAATGAAAACTTATTTTGAAGGGGCTGATAGACAAAGAGCGCTTAGTTACTGGTCGATTGGCTCATGGGGTGGATCAGGTATTTGTTCATTCGCAGGTGGAGCTATCGCAACATACATGGGCTGGCGCTGGATTTTCATTATTTCCATCGTATTCGCACTGCTTGGAATGCTACTTATTAAAGGTACTCCAGAAAGTAAAGTCGTTCAAAATACAAAAGCAAAATTTGATTCATTTGGTCTTGTTCTTTTTGTTATCGCAATGGTTTGTTTGAACCTTATCATTACTCGTGGGGCTACATTTGGCTGGACAAGCCCAATTACTATTACAATGCTCGTTGTTTTCCTTATTTCTGCGGGATTATTTTTCCGAGTGGAATTACGACAAGCGAACGGATTTATTGATTTCTCGTTATTTAAAAATAAAGCTTATACTGGTGCGACACTTTCCAACTTCTTGTTAAATGCAGCTGCTGGAACACTAGTTGTTGCAAATACTTATGTGCAAATTGGTCGCGGTTTTACAGCATTCCAATCCGGTTTACTTTCTATCGGTTACCTTGTCTGTGTGCTTGGAATGATTCGTATTGGTGAAAAAATTCTTCAACGAGTTGGCGCGCGTAAACCAATGATTTTAGGCTCTGGTATTACGGCTGTTGGTATTGCTTTAATGGCGCTCACTTTTATTCCAGGAACCCTTTATACGGTGCTTGTGTTTATCGGTTTTGCTTTATTCGGGATTGGACTTGGTATGTATGCAACTCCTTCCACAGATACAGCTATCTCTAATGCTCCAGAAGATAAAGTCGGAGTAGCATCAGGTATTTACAAAATGGCAAGTTCGTTAGGTGGCTCATTCGGTGTGGCAATTTCTGCTACGATTTATGGTGTGATTGCACTTTCTGGAAATATTGATTTAGCCGCAATGGTGGGGCTTTTAACTAACGTCGGTTTTTGTGTCGTGTCACTTATTTCCGTTGCTATAACAACACCGTCTGCGAAAAAAGCGCTCGAATTAAAAGCCGCAAAAGAATAG
- a CDS encoding M20 family metallopeptidase, which yields MEVWTMKEKLFQKLDEKRDRMIEIRRYLHEHPELSFQEENTAKYIADFYKEMDCDVRTHVGGNGVVVTIDTGKPGKTLAIRADFDALPITEETGLAFASKNPGVMHACGHDGHTAYMLILGETLIEMKQELTGKIVILHQHAEETPPGGAIQMIQDGALDGVDNVLGIHVMSTMKTGEVFYREGAIQTGRSYFKLKVQGQGGHGSSPHLANDAIVAASEFVVAVQTVISRRLNPFDVGSITIGSFDGKGSFNVIKDAVELEGDVRSMSEEARNIIQKEITRIVSGIEAMFGVTCELDYKNDYPVLNNDEALTDFVVKSIKGAKIPEITDVVRCEPQPPSEDFAYYAKERPSSFFYVGAMPADGHFYPHHHPKFDINEDSLLIASKAMGACVVDYLKGENN from the coding sequence ATGGAGGTTTGGACAATGAAAGAGAAGTTATTTCAAAAACTAGACGAAAAACGAGATCGCATGATAGAAATTCGTCGTTACTTACATGAACACCCTGAACTTTCTTTTCAAGAGGAAAATACGGCGAAGTATATTGCGGATTTTTATAAAGAAATGGACTGCGATGTGCGGACGCATGTTGGTGGGAATGGCGTTGTAGTAACGATTGATACAGGCAAGCCGGGCAAGACACTTGCGATTCGTGCAGATTTTGATGCACTGCCGATAACGGAAGAAACTGGTCTAGCTTTTGCATCTAAAAACCCTGGTGTAATGCACGCTTGTGGTCACGATGGACATACAGCTTACATGCTTATTTTGGGCGAAACACTTATTGAAATGAAACAAGAATTAACCGGGAAAATAGTTATTTTACATCAGCATGCGGAAGAAACTCCTCCTGGTGGCGCGATTCAAATGATTCAAGACGGGGCGCTGGATGGTGTTGATAATGTCCTTGGGATTCATGTGATGTCTACGATGAAAACGGGTGAAGTTTTCTACCGTGAGGGTGCAATTCAAACTGGTCGCTCTTATTTCAAACTTAAAGTACAAGGTCAAGGTGGACATGGCTCATCTCCGCATTTAGCGAATGATGCTATTGTTGCAGCAAGTGAATTTGTAGTAGCTGTTCAAACGGTGATTAGTCGTCGTTTAAATCCATTTGATGTTGGTTCGATTACAATTGGTTCTTTTGATGGAAAAGGTAGCTTTAATGTCATCAAGGATGCGGTTGAGCTTGAAGGCGATGTGCGCTCTATGTCTGAAGAGGCACGCAACATTATTCAAAAAGAAATTACCCGTATCGTTAGCGGAATAGAGGCAATGTTTGGCGTTACTTGTGAACTTGATTACAAAAATGATTATCCTGTTTTAAATAATGACGAAGCTTTGACTGATTTTGTTGTTAAATCTATTAAAGGGGCGAAAATTCCAGAAATTACAGATGTTGTGCGCTGTGAACCGCAACCACCATCAGAAGACTTTGCTTATTATGCAAAAGAACGTCCGAGCTCATTTTTCTATGTGGGAGCGATGCCGGCAGATGGGCATTTTTATCCGCATCATCATCCAAAATTTGACATCAATGAAGATTCATTATTAATTGCATCAAAAGCCATGGGAGCTTGTGTTGTAGATTACTTAAAAGGAGAGAATAACTAA
- a CDS encoding helix-turn-helix domain-containing protein produces MSHLKDYTIGIQHIKQLTSEISLGTKLVFAISGQITIKVSEQKFYLQEGDVLVLDRNTFYTIEGNEDNLFINLTISDTFFAHYYEDYFQHSFKFFSKESDPGRERVVGSLRKSVSELLIASATKKRANKLEAQSALFQILLLLTRFLKKGIPSSARKEVNDKRISRIIREVEERFDEALSLREFAQKEFLSEAYLSRYFKKTTGLGFLQYLTEVRLKHAIQDLLHSAESITEIALKNGFSSQKHFSEVFKFHFELTPSEYRAEHHVETNLLIDNKTSELGASIEQIVPSPEILVKLSRLYHDVEPGKELNKAPFEKKKIDITEKTERCLSENMNILTIGELKEVLKDNVQKQIITTRDEIGINYIGIRHLFRGSTFLPETETDELVPTSSPYANADLALTFLKQQNLQLFIRLEYQDIVGDEAAVFERLDHFLKHCMQVFGREFVSKWHFMFFEPKNTYADKEELKKLYLKIYHTIKSRFPAIQVGNFVPFSLSKNAVPERHTWFLEEADKMDFVAYNANQNEAVDFSKEDMKSFSISEDYCLSKTLQLKAFLKHHHINKPLMLVNWNTLSGNTRYTNGTFFRGALVLKTMLDLVPEVDALGFWINTELHEGDDSKLNISLDGIEMFHFFNGKRPAFYAVKFLRRLKGVVVAKGEDYIMTKHADGYQLILMNCATINPRYSVEERFIKEEQKEVHIRLTGLHAGDYQVCKWQFDRDNGALYSKYWQLNSKYGLDKEILDYIVDASQPTLTVSDETITEDWSFYAYLDINAIHFYEFRSTV; encoded by the coding sequence GTGTCTCATTTAAAAGATTATACGATTGGTATTCAACATATAAAGCAGCTGACGTCGGAAATATCACTTGGAACTAAATTGGTATTTGCTATTTCTGGACAAATAACAATCAAGGTTTCTGAGCAAAAATTTTACTTGCAGGAAGGCGATGTTTTAGTTCTTGATCGCAATACCTTTTATACAATTGAGGGAAATGAAGATAATTTATTTATTAATTTAACGATTTCAGATACATTTTTTGCGCATTATTATGAGGATTATTTTCAGCATTCTTTTAAATTTTTCTCGAAGGAGAGTGACCCTGGGAGAGAGCGGGTTGTTGGGTCTTTGAGGAAGTCGGTGAGTGAGCTTTTGATTGCTTCGGCGACGAAGAAACGAGCGAATAAATTAGAAGCGCAATCGGCGTTGTTCCAAATTTTATTATTACTTACGCGTTTTTTGAAAAAAGGAATTCCATCTTCTGCTAGGAAAGAAGTCAATGATAAACGGATTTCGCGCATTATTCGAGAAGTGGAAGAGCGGTTTGATGAAGCCTTGTCGCTTCGTGAGTTTGCGCAAAAAGAGTTTTTAAGTGAGGCGTACTTATCACGTTATTTTAAAAAGACGACGGGGCTTGGTTTTTTACAGTATTTGACAGAAGTCCGATTGAAGCATGCGATTCAAGATTTACTACATTCGGCGGAAAGTATTACAGAGATTGCGTTAAAAAATGGTTTTTCGAGCCAAAAGCATTTTTCAGAAGTATTTAAGTTTCATTTTGAGCTAACGCCAAGTGAATACCGAGCGGAACATCATGTGGAAACGAATTTGTTAATAGACAATAAGACATCTGAGCTGGGCGCTAGTATAGAGCAGATTGTGCCATCTCCGGAAATTTTAGTGAAATTGTCACGACTTTATCATGATGTGGAGCCGGGTAAGGAATTAAATAAAGCGCCATTTGAGAAAAAGAAAATTGATATCACGGAAAAGACCGAACGTTGTTTAAGTGAGAATATGAATATTTTGACGATTGGTGAGCTTAAAGAAGTGCTTAAAGATAATGTCCAAAAGCAGATTATTACGACGCGTGATGAGATTGGGATTAATTATATTGGTATTCGTCATTTGTTTAGAGGTTCGACGTTCTTGCCTGAAACGGAAACGGACGAATTAGTGCCAACTTCTTCTCCATATGCGAATGCGGATTTAGCGCTCACTTTTTTAAAACAGCAAAATTTACAATTGTTTATTCGCTTGGAGTATCAAGATATTGTAGGCGATGAGGCGGCTGTTTTTGAACGATTGGATCACTTTTTAAAGCATTGTATGCAGGTTTTTGGGCGGGAATTTGTTTCAAAATGGCATTTTATGTTTTTTGAACCGAAAAATACATATGCTGATAAGGAAGAACTGAAAAAACTTTATTTGAAAATATATCACACTATAAAATCGCGTTTTCCAGCTATCCAAGTCGGAAATTTTGTCCCATTTTCATTGTCTAAAAATGCAGTGCCTGAACGACATACGTGGTTTTTAGAAGAAGCGGATAAAATGGACTTTGTCGCCTATAATGCGAATCAAAATGAAGCGGTAGATTTTTCGAAAGAGGATATGAAGTCGTTTTCGATTTCAGAGGATTATTGTTTGTCAAAAACGCTTCAATTAAAGGCTTTCTTGAAACATCATCATATCAATAAGCCGCTAATGTTAGTAAACTGGAACACATTATCTGGGAATACGAGATACACAAACGGGACTTTTTTCAGAGGAGCATTAGTTTTGAAAACGATGCTAGATTTGGTACCAGAAGTGGATGCATTGGGCTTTTGGATTAATACGGAACTTCACGAAGGGGACGATAGCAAATTAAATATTAGTCTTGATGGAATTGAAATGTTCCACTTTTTCAATGGTAAACGACCGGCGTTTTATGCTGTGAAGTTTTTGAGAAGGCTTAAGGGTGTTGTGGTTGCTAAAGGTGAAGATTATATTATGACGAAGCACGCGGACGGTTATCAGCTTATTTTGATGAACTGTGCGACGATTAATCCGCGTTATTCTGTAGAGGAAAGGTTCATTAAGGAAGAACAAAAAGAAGTGCATATTAGACTTACAGGGCTTCACGCGGGTGATTATCAAGTCTGTAAATGGCAATTCGACCGTGACAATGGGGCACTTTATTCGAAGTATTGGCAACTGAACAGTAAGTATGGGCTAGATAAAGAGATTTTGGACTATATTGTGGATGCCTCTCAGCCTACACTTACGGTGAGTGATGAAACGATTACGGAAGATTGGTCGTTTTATGCTTATTTAGATATTAATGCGATTCATTTTTATGAGTTTAGAAGTACGGTTTAA